One window of the Salmo trutta chromosome 35, fSalTru1.1, whole genome shotgun sequence genome contains the following:
- the angel2 gene encoding protein angel homolog 2 isoform X2: MFSRHLTAFGSHWLPPTQAPLGGWRNVQFPSYPCRPGVPPSPQLSHPTRHLSGAFQPQDTHNTNWTRLQSKQHLPPGFPFHGFPHRHFHLGLMERSDKEPPYKRRRSSEERAPGDRSKGSPKREYAPRQARSATTSPNYWFKDGKPPPPPPGTSPPRQALELKRQWEDFSHCYKSRPQSGGGRQEPPFEFSVMSYNILSQDLLHDNNYLYKHCSSSILNWNHRLSNILKELKEHNADIMCLQEVQEDHYEKQIKPSLEALGYQCEYKRRTGRKPDGCAVVYKKDRFSLLSSHPVEYFRRGIPLLDRDNVGLVLLLRPTGSSRPEDCVCVANTHLLYNPRRGDIKLAQLAMLLAEISTVSRLPDGSSCPIVLCGDFNSVPWSPLYSFVRESRLEYDGIPIGKVSGQEENPRGQRILTVPIWPLSLGVTQQCQYATAPTDVDRGITNLSVQDFAAQPMAAMNRPSIEHGLRLTSAYSHYLTEDSRPEITTCHSRTAITVDYIFYSAGTGDISTQPEGRLPRQGLQLLARLALVGQTDLEAVNGLPNEHNSSDHLPILACFRLCP, translated from the exons ATGTTTTCTCGACACCTGACCGCGTTTGGCTCTCACTGGTTGCCCCCAACTCAGGCCCCATTGGGCGGCTGGAGGAACGTACAATTCCCCAGTTATCCATGTCGGCCGGGTGTGCCCCCTTCACCTCAACTCTCCCACCCCACCAGGCACCTCTCAGGGGCCTTCCAACCTCAAGATACCCACAACACCAACTGGACAAGACTACAGTCCAAACAACACCTCCCACCAGGGTTCCCTTTTCACGGTTTTCCTCATCGACACTTCCACCTTGGACTGATGGAGCGCTCAGACAAGGAGCCTCCATACAAGCGGAGGAGGAGTTCAGAGGAGAGGGCTCCAGGGGATAGGTCCAAGGGCTCCCCCAAACGAGAGTATGCACCAAGACAGGCTCGCAGTGCCACAACCAGCCCCAACTACTGGTTCAAAGACGggaaaccaccaccaccacctcctggGACAAGTCCACCAAGACAGGCATTGG AGCTAAAGAGACAATGGGAGGACTTTTCACACTGCTATAAGTCCAGACCACAGTCTGGTGGTGGGAGGCAAGAACCACCCTTTGAGTTCTCTGTGATGTCGTATAACATCCTCTCCCAGGACCTACTACATGACAATAACTACCTGTACAAACACTGTAGCTCCTCCATCCTCAACTGGAATCACAGGCTCTCCAACATCCTGAAAGAGCTCAAAGAGCACAACGCAGAT ATAATGTGTCTGCAGGAGGTTCAAGAGGACCACTATGAAAAACAGATCAAACCCTCTCTAGAAGCATTAG GTTACCAGTGTGAGTACAAGAGGAGGACAGGCAGGAAGCCTGACGGCTGTGCCGTGGTCTATAAGAAGGACCGCTTCTCCCTGCTGTCCAGTCACCCAGTGGAGTACTTCCGCCGGGGCATCCCCCTGCTAGACCGGGATAACGTGGGCCTGGTGCTGTTACTGCGCCCCACGGGATCCTCCAGGCCGGAGGACTGCGTTTGTGTGGCCAATACACACCTCCTGTACAACCCCCGGCGCGGGGACATTAAGCTGGCCCAGTTGGCCATGCTGCTGGCAGAGATCAGTACAGTGTCCCGCCTCCCTGACGGCAGCTCCTGTCCCATCGTCCTCTGTGGGGACTTTAACTCTGTGCCCTGGTCTCCCCTGTACAGCTTTGTTAGGGAGAGCAGGCTGGAGTATGACGGTATTCCCATAGGCAAG gtgtcaGGGCAGGAGGAGAATCCCAGAGGCCAGCGGATCCTGACCGTGCCCATTTGGCCCCTTAGCCTGGGTGTCACCCAGCAGTGCCAGTATGCGACTGCCCCTACAG ATGTTGACAGGGGAATCACCAACCTGTCTGTGCAGGACTTTGCAGCACAGCCTATGGCAGCTATGAACAG ACCCAGTATAGAGCACGGTCTGAGGCTGACGTCAGCTTACTCCCACTACCTGACAGAGGACAGCAGGCCTGAGATCACCACCTGTCACTCCCGGACAGCCATCACTGTGGACTACATCTTCTACTCTGCAGGAACCGGGGACATTTCCACTcagccag AGGGTCGATTGCCAAGACAAGGGCTGCAGCTGCTGGCCAGACTGGCCCTGGTGGGACAGACAGACCTGGAGGCCGTCAACGGGCTGCCCAATGAGCACAACTCCTCCGACCACCTGCCCATACTGGCCTGCTTCCGCCTCTGCCCCTGA
- the angel2 gene encoding protein angel homolog 2 isoform X1, whose amino-acid sequence MSRHQNLNHVYPNVDRNQPMFSRHLTAFGSHWLPPTQAPLGGWRNVQFPSYPCRPGVPPSPQLSHPTRHLSGAFQPQDTHNTNWTRLQSKQHLPPGFPFHGFPHRHFHLGLMERSDKEPPYKRRRSSEERAPGDRSKGSPKREYAPRQARSATTSPNYWFKDGKPPPPPPGTSPPRQALELKRQWEDFSHCYKSRPQSGGGRQEPPFEFSVMSYNILSQDLLHDNNYLYKHCSSSILNWNHRLSNILKELKEHNADIMCLQEVQEDHYEKQIKPSLEALGYQCEYKRRTGRKPDGCAVVYKKDRFSLLSSHPVEYFRRGIPLLDRDNVGLVLLLRPTGSSRPEDCVCVANTHLLYNPRRGDIKLAQLAMLLAEISTVSRLPDGSSCPIVLCGDFNSVPWSPLYSFVRESRLEYDGIPIGKVSGQEENPRGQRILTVPIWPLSLGVTQQCQYATAPTDVDRGITNLSVQDFAAQPMAAMNRPSIEHGLRLTSAYSHYLTEDSRPEITTCHSRTAITVDYIFYSAGTGDISTQPEGRLPRQGLQLLARLALVGQTDLEAVNGLPNEHNSSDHLPILACFRLCP is encoded by the exons ATGTCTCGACATCAAAACCTAAATCATGTCTATCCAAACGTTGACCGAAA TCAACCCATGTTTTCTCGACACCTGACCGCGTTTGGCTCTCACTGGTTGCCCCCAACTCAGGCCCCATTGGGCGGCTGGAGGAACGTACAATTCCCCAGTTATCCATGTCGGCCGGGTGTGCCCCCTTCACCTCAACTCTCCCACCCCACCAGGCACCTCTCAGGGGCCTTCCAACCTCAAGATACCCACAACACCAACTGGACAAGACTACAGTCCAAACAACACCTCCCACCAGGGTTCCCTTTTCACGGTTTTCCTCATCGACACTTCCACCTTGGACTGATGGAGCGCTCAGACAAGGAGCCTCCATACAAGCGGAGGAGGAGTTCAGAGGAGAGGGCTCCAGGGGATAGGTCCAAGGGCTCCCCCAAACGAGAGTATGCACCAAGACAGGCTCGCAGTGCCACAACCAGCCCCAACTACTGGTTCAAAGACGggaaaccaccaccaccacctcctggGACAAGTCCACCAAGACAGGCATTGG AGCTAAAGAGACAATGGGAGGACTTTTCACACTGCTATAAGTCCAGACCACAGTCTGGTGGTGGGAGGCAAGAACCACCCTTTGAGTTCTCTGTGATGTCGTATAACATCCTCTCCCAGGACCTACTACATGACAATAACTACCTGTACAAACACTGTAGCTCCTCCATCCTCAACTGGAATCACAGGCTCTCCAACATCCTGAAAGAGCTCAAAGAGCACAACGCAGAT ATAATGTGTCTGCAGGAGGTTCAAGAGGACCACTATGAAAAACAGATCAAACCCTCTCTAGAAGCATTAG GTTACCAGTGTGAGTACAAGAGGAGGACAGGCAGGAAGCCTGACGGCTGTGCCGTGGTCTATAAGAAGGACCGCTTCTCCCTGCTGTCCAGTCACCCAGTGGAGTACTTCCGCCGGGGCATCCCCCTGCTAGACCGGGATAACGTGGGCCTGGTGCTGTTACTGCGCCCCACGGGATCCTCCAGGCCGGAGGACTGCGTTTGTGTGGCCAATACACACCTCCTGTACAACCCCCGGCGCGGGGACATTAAGCTGGCCCAGTTGGCCATGCTGCTGGCAGAGATCAGTACAGTGTCCCGCCTCCCTGACGGCAGCTCCTGTCCCATCGTCCTCTGTGGGGACTTTAACTCTGTGCCCTGGTCTCCCCTGTACAGCTTTGTTAGGGAGAGCAGGCTGGAGTATGACGGTATTCCCATAGGCAAG gtgtcaGGGCAGGAGGAGAATCCCAGAGGCCAGCGGATCCTGACCGTGCCCATTTGGCCCCTTAGCCTGGGTGTCACCCAGCAGTGCCAGTATGCGACTGCCCCTACAG ATGTTGACAGGGGAATCACCAACCTGTCTGTGCAGGACTTTGCAGCACAGCCTATGGCAGCTATGAACAG ACCCAGTATAGAGCACGGTCTGAGGCTGACGTCAGCTTACTCCCACTACCTGACAGAGGACAGCAGGCCTGAGATCACCACCTGTCACTCCCGGACAGCCATCACTGTGGACTACATCTTCTACTCTGCAGGAACCGGGGACATTTCCACTcagccag AGGGTCGATTGCCAAGACAAGGGCTGCAGCTGCTGGCCAGACTGGCCCTGGTGGGACAGACAGACCTGGAGGCCGTCAACGGGCTGCCCAATGAGCACAACTCCTCCGACCACCTGCCCATACTGGCCTGCTTCCGCCTCTGCCCCTGA
- the angel2 gene encoding protein angel homolog 2 isoform X3 translates to MSRHQNLNHVYPNVDRNQPMFSRHLTAFGSHWLPPTQAPLGGWRNVQFPSYPCRPGVPPSPQLSHPTRHLSGAFQPQDTHNTNWTRLQSKQHLPPGFPFHGFPHRHFHLGLMERSDKEPPYKRRRSSEERAPGDRSKGSPKREYAPRQARSATTSPNYWFKDGKPPPPPPGTSPPRQALELKRQWEDFSHCYKSRPQSGGGRQEPPFEFSVMSYNILSQDLLHDNNYLYKHCSSSILNWNHRLSNILKELKEHNADIMCLQEVQEDHYEKQIKPSLEALGYQCEYKRRTGRKPDGCAVVYKKDRFSLLSSHPVEYFRRGIPLLDRDNVGLVLLLRPTGSSRPEDCVCVANTHLLYNPRRGDIKLAQLAMLLAEISTVSRLPDGSSCPIVLCGDFNSVPWSPLYSFVRESRLEYDGIPIGKVSGQEENPRGQRILTVPIWPLSLGVTQQCQYATAPTDVDRGITNLSVQDFAAQPMAAMNRPSIEHGLRLTSAYSHYLTEDSRPEITTCHSRTAITVDYIFYSAGTGDISTQPDAAVQWAVE, encoded by the exons ATGTCTCGACATCAAAACCTAAATCATGTCTATCCAAACGTTGACCGAAA TCAACCCATGTTTTCTCGACACCTGACCGCGTTTGGCTCTCACTGGTTGCCCCCAACTCAGGCCCCATTGGGCGGCTGGAGGAACGTACAATTCCCCAGTTATCCATGTCGGCCGGGTGTGCCCCCTTCACCTCAACTCTCCCACCCCACCAGGCACCTCTCAGGGGCCTTCCAACCTCAAGATACCCACAACACCAACTGGACAAGACTACAGTCCAAACAACACCTCCCACCAGGGTTCCCTTTTCACGGTTTTCCTCATCGACACTTCCACCTTGGACTGATGGAGCGCTCAGACAAGGAGCCTCCATACAAGCGGAGGAGGAGTTCAGAGGAGAGGGCTCCAGGGGATAGGTCCAAGGGCTCCCCCAAACGAGAGTATGCACCAAGACAGGCTCGCAGTGCCACAACCAGCCCCAACTACTGGTTCAAAGACGggaaaccaccaccaccacctcctggGACAAGTCCACCAAGACAGGCATTGG AGCTAAAGAGACAATGGGAGGACTTTTCACACTGCTATAAGTCCAGACCACAGTCTGGTGGTGGGAGGCAAGAACCACCCTTTGAGTTCTCTGTGATGTCGTATAACATCCTCTCCCAGGACCTACTACATGACAATAACTACCTGTACAAACACTGTAGCTCCTCCATCCTCAACTGGAATCACAGGCTCTCCAACATCCTGAAAGAGCTCAAAGAGCACAACGCAGAT ATAATGTGTCTGCAGGAGGTTCAAGAGGACCACTATGAAAAACAGATCAAACCCTCTCTAGAAGCATTAG GTTACCAGTGTGAGTACAAGAGGAGGACAGGCAGGAAGCCTGACGGCTGTGCCGTGGTCTATAAGAAGGACCGCTTCTCCCTGCTGTCCAGTCACCCAGTGGAGTACTTCCGCCGGGGCATCCCCCTGCTAGACCGGGATAACGTGGGCCTGGTGCTGTTACTGCGCCCCACGGGATCCTCCAGGCCGGAGGACTGCGTTTGTGTGGCCAATACACACCTCCTGTACAACCCCCGGCGCGGGGACATTAAGCTGGCCCAGTTGGCCATGCTGCTGGCAGAGATCAGTACAGTGTCCCGCCTCCCTGACGGCAGCTCCTGTCCCATCGTCCTCTGTGGGGACTTTAACTCTGTGCCCTGGTCTCCCCTGTACAGCTTTGTTAGGGAGAGCAGGCTGGAGTATGACGGTATTCCCATAGGCAAG gtgtcaGGGCAGGAGGAGAATCCCAGAGGCCAGCGGATCCTGACCGTGCCCATTTGGCCCCTTAGCCTGGGTGTCACCCAGCAGTGCCAGTATGCGACTGCCCCTACAG ATGTTGACAGGGGAATCACCAACCTGTCTGTGCAGGACTTTGCAGCACAGCCTATGGCAGCTATGAACAG ACCCAGTATAGAGCACGGTCTGAGGCTGACGTCAGCTTACTCCCACTACCTGACAGAGGACAGCAGGCCTGAGATCACCACCTGTCACTCCCGGACAGCCATCACTGTGGACTACATCTTCTACTCTGCAGGAACCGGGGACATTTCCACTcagccag ATGCTGCAGTGCAGTGGGCTGTGGAGTGA